The DNA sequence ACGGTCTGCCGGCGGCAGCGCGGCGGCCGGAGGAGCTTCTGGCCTTCGTCGAGGTCCACATCGAGCAGGGGCCGATCCTCGAAGCCGAAGGTCTGCCGGTCGGGCTGGTCACCGACATCACCTTCGGCGCCAACCTGTCCGTCACCCTGACCGGCGTCGCCGGCCATGCCGGCACCGTGCCGATGAGCCGACGGCAGGACGCGCTGGCGGGGGCGGCCGAAGCGATCCAGGCCGTGGAGCGAACCTGCCGCGAGCGCGACGACCTGGTCGGCACCGTCGGCAAGCTGGCCGTGTCGCCCGGCGCGACCAACGTCATCCCCGGCGAGTGCAGCTTCACGGTCGACATCCGCTCGCCGCGGGAGCCGGTCGTGGCCGGGGCCATCGCGGACCTGCAGTCGGCCTTCGAGACCCTCGCGGCCGCGCGGGACCTCCAGATCGACATCCAGCAGCGCTACCAGCTGCCCGGCTGTCCCTGCACACCCTGGCTCATGGAGCAGCTGGAGGCGGCGATATCGGCCCAGGACCTGCCGGTCCGGCGGCTGTTCAGCGGCGCCGGCCACGACGCCATGGCCATGCGGCACCTCACCGACATCGCCATGCTCTTCGTCCGCTGCACCGCGGGCATCAGCCACAATCCGGCCGAGGCGATCACGGCAAAGGATGCCGGGATCGCGGCGCAGGTACTGCTGCGCTTCATCCGCGACTTCGACCCGAGCCGAAGGCCGGCCGCCAGCTGAAGCAGCGTCCGTCGATCACCAGCAGGCCGCCGAGGATGCAGGCCGCGCCGGCCCAGTCGCCGGCGGCCGGCCGCTCGCCGAGCAGGGCCATGCCCAAGGCGAGCGCGCTGACCGGGATCATCAGGGTCACCAGCATGAGGTTGGTCGCCCCGGCGCTGGCCAGGACCCGGAAGTAGATCACGTAGGCCGCCGCGGTGCCGAAGACCGCGAGGCTCACCAGCGCCGCCCAGGTGTCGGCGCCGGCGGTCAGGGTCCAGGGCCGATCGACGGCCAGCGCCAGCGGCAGGATCAGCAGCGTGGAGGCGGTCAGCTGTCCGCCGGCCACCACGACCGGCGGCCGGCCCGCGAAACGCCGTCCGAAGACCGCCGCACAGGCGTAGGACAGGGCCGCGCCCAGGACCAGGACCTGTCCGATCGCGACCGCGCCGAGGCCACGCAGCACCTGCGGCCCGGTCAGGATCGCCACCCCGAGGATGCCGAGGCCGATGCCCAGGCTCCGGTGCCAGTTGAGGCGCTCCGTCCCGGTGACGAAATGGCCGATCATCAGGCTGAACAGCGGCGTCGTGGCGTTGAGCACGGCGGCCAGCCCGCCGTCGATCGTCACCTGCCCGGTGACGATCAGGCTGAAGGGCAGCACGTTGTTCAGCGCGCCCATCACGAAGAAGGCGGCCCAGACCCGCGGCTCGGCCGGCAGGCGCTGGCCGCGGGCCAGGAGCAAGAGGTTCAGCGCCAGGGCCGCGAGACCGATCCGCGCCAAGACCACGGTGAAAGGCGGCAGCTCGCGAAGCCCGACCTCGGTCAGGATGAAGGCCGCGCCCCAAAGCAGCGACAGAAGGACAAGCAATCCCCAGTCCCTGGCACCCATGCGCCCCGCACCCATCTCCGCGATCCTTTTCCGCCCGCGACCTGCGGCAGGCTACGGCGCGGCGCGGCCTGAGGGCTACCCGATCCTTGCGCCCGCGCCTGCGGCTCCCGCGGCCCTTCCGGTGCGGCCGCCGGCGGCACTACCGCTCGGAGCTGTCGAGAGACGGAAAGGGGATCGGTTCGGGCGGGCGGTTGCCGAGGTCCGCGAGGGCAAGATGCCACCAGCCGACGTCGTGCCACGCGCCGAACTTGAAGCCGACCTTCCTGTAGATTCCGATCAGCCCGAAGCCGAGGGAGTCGTGCAGGGCGACGCTGGCCGGGTTCGGCAGCCCGATTCCGGCGTAGGCCGCCGCCAGGTTCTGCCGGCGCAGGATCTCGAAAAGCGCCCTGTAGAGGCCTCCCCCGACGCCGCGCCGCTGCGCTTCGGGCCGAACGTAGACCGAGACATCGGAGGCCCAGCGGTAGGCCGCGCGGCTCCGGTGCGGCCCGGCATAGGCGTAGCCCAGAATCCGGCCGTCTTCCTCGGCGACGAGCCAAGGATGGGTCTTCAGGACGTGCTCGACGCGGGCGGCCATCTGCCCCGCCGACGGGGGACCGGCCTCGAAGGAAATCACGGTCTCCCGGACGATGGGCGCATAGATCTCGGCGATCGCCGCCGCATCCGAAGTCTCTGCCGTACGAACCCGCAACTCAGCCTCCGGCACTCAGGGCACTGAAGCC is a window from the Kiloniellales bacterium genome containing:
- a CDS encoding allantoate amidohydrolase yields the protein MTDPSSLPAAATWGQDILDRLELLARHSEGGPGVTRRLATAEHRAVHDLLAGWMADAGMAVHLDAAANTCGRYEASEPGAPALMMGSHQDTVRQGGRYDGILGVVVPLACIKVLHDAGERLPFALEVVAFSDEEGLRFGTGLFGSSAIIGRLNPEDLARRDEDGATLAEALRGFGLDPDGLPAAARRPEELLAFVEVHIEQGPILEAEGLPVGLVTDITFGANLSVTLTGVAGHAGTVPMSRRQDALAGAAEAIQAVERTCRERDDLVGTVGKLAVSPGATNVIPGECSFTVDIRSPREPVVAGAIADLQSAFETLAAARDLQIDIQQRYQLPGCPCTPWLMEQLEAAISAQDLPVRRLFSGAGHDAMAMRHLTDIAMLFVRCTAGISHNPAEAITAKDAGIAAQVLLRFIRDFDPSRRPAAS
- a CDS encoding DMT family transporter, producing the protein MGAGRMGARDWGLLVLLSLLWGAAFILTEVGLRELPPFTVVLARIGLAALALNLLLLARGQRLPAEPRVWAAFFVMGALNNVLPFSLIVTGQVTIDGGLAAVLNATTPLFSLMIGHFVTGTERLNWHRSLGIGLGILGVAILTGPQVLRGLGAVAIGQVLVLGAALSYACAAVFGRRFAGRPPVVVAGGQLTASTLLILPLALAVDRPWTLTAGADTWAALVSLAVFGTAAAYVIYFRVLASAGATNLMLVTLMIPVSALALGMALLGERPAAGDWAGAACILGGLLVIDGRCFSWRPAFGSGRSRG
- a CDS encoding GNAT family N-acetyltransferase — its product is MRVRTAETSDAAAIAEIYAPIVRETVISFEAGPPSAGQMAARVEHVLKTHPWLVAEEDGRILGYAYAGPHRSRAAYRWASDVSVYVRPEAQRRGVGGGLYRALFEILRRQNLAAAYAGIGLPNPASVALHDSLGFGLIGIYRKVGFKFGAWHDVGWWHLALADLGNRPPEPIPFPSLDSSER